A single genomic interval of Candidatus Poribacteria bacterium harbors:
- a CDS encoding phytanoyl-CoA dioxygenase family protein, with protein MAKALPLVAYPDLEGRVKAVEEDGFVYFPGVLNAEEIAELRDAMDRLTQIPESFDRYNTPENGGFLNKHINNAFNRDVVFLQYLDKPEIIELGEAIHGEDCHVIGMTAWTTGPGRPDQNLHTDWLPISLPAEVLADPRVKVPIFITTAHFYLDDLYEELGPTKFIPGSHRAGRSPNGDVEYQGVGDHSILCNAGDVVVFRSEVWHRGSANTSDQDRYLLQVHYAKRMITQKFPPYLNKFQFDEAILAHATPRQRRLLGDHRPSNYD; from the coding sequence ATGGCTAAAGCGTTACCACTTGTTGCATATCCAGATTTAGAAGGTCGAGTCAAAGCTGTGGAGGAAGATGGCTTTGTCTATTTCCCTGGGGTCCTTAACGCGGAGGAAATTGCTGAACTGCGAGATGCCATGGATCGGTTGACGCAGATACCGGAAAGTTTCGATAGGTACAACACCCCGGAGAACGGCGGTTTTCTCAATAAACACATCAATAATGCCTTCAATCGGGATGTGGTTTTTCTACAATATCTTGATAAGCCGGAGATTATTGAATTGGGGGAAGCGATCCACGGTGAGGATTGCCACGTTATTGGAATGACAGCGTGGACTACGGGGCCCGGGCGTCCTGATCAGAACTTACATACCGATTGGCTGCCGATCAGCCTGCCGGCGGAGGTGTTGGCGGATCCGCGGGTGAAGGTTCCAATTTTTATCACCACCGCCCATTTTTATCTTGATGACCTGTACGAAGAATTGGGACCGACAAAGTTCATTCCGGGGAGCCATCGGGCGGGACGCAGCCCAAACGGCGATGTTGAGTATCAGGGTGTTGGGGATCACAGTATCTTGTGTAATGCCGGCGATGTCGTTGTTTTCCGAAGCGAGGTATGGCACCGTGGTTCGGCGAATACGAGCGATCAGGACCGGTATCTATTGCAGGTGCATTACGCGAAGCGGATGATTACACAGAAGTTTCCTCCCTATCTCAACAAGTTTCAGTTTGACGAAGCGATTCTCGCGCATGCAACGCCGCGGCAACGCCGGCTGCTTGGTGACCACCGACCAAGTAACTATGATTGA
- a CDS encoding sugar phosphate isomerase/epimerase — translation MQNIIACNLNSYGQYHDGAYAHLAKIGLTNVEIAAPAPGDVDNVLAELKSHGLTATSVAAGCNVQDENVVSDFQVCLDAADQIGVKVIFTSAHGGDHDRNIIYERLRQIGESAAPLGIKVCLETHLDLAHNADVALETMQGVDHPNICINFDTGNVYFYNHDVTAVEELRKIIGHVGAVHLKDTNGGYRTWHFPALGEGVVDFKGVFQILNDAGFYGPCAMELEGIEGEDIDEAGVQSRMEQSVTYLKSIGIMD, via the coding sequence ATGCAAAATATCATCGCATGTAATTTGAATAGCTATGGGCAATATCACGACGGTGCGTATGCGCATCTTGCGAAGATTGGGTTGACGAACGTTGAGATCGCTGCGCCTGCGCCGGGAGATGTCGATAACGTGCTGGCGGAGTTGAAGTCCCACGGACTCACAGCGACTAGCGTTGCTGCGGGTTGCAATGTTCAGGATGAAAACGTCGTCTCGGACTTTCAGGTATGCTTGGACGCTGCAGACCAAATCGGCGTGAAGGTCATCTTTACTAGCGCCCATGGCGGGGACCATGATCGAAATATCATCTATGAACGGTTGAGACAGATTGGTGAAAGTGCCGCACCGCTGGGGATCAAGGTTTGTCTGGAAACGCATCTCGATCTAGCGCACAACGCAGATGTCGCGCTTGAGACGATGCAGGGGGTTGACCACCCGAATATCTGTATTAACTTCGACACCGGCAACGTCTATTTCTACAACCATGACGTTACCGCCGTCGAGGAGCTTAGGAAAATTATCGGGCATGTCGGTGCCGTGCACCTCAAAGATACCAACGGTGGGTATCGGACGTGGCACTTTCCAGCGCTCGGTGAGGGTGTGGTTGATTTCAAAGGTGTGTTTCAGATCTTGAACGATGCTGGATTCTATGGTCCCTGCGCGATGGAGTTGGAAGGGATTGAGGGTGAGGATATCGATGAGGCAGGGGTACAGTCACGAATGGAACAGTCTGTGACTTATCTCAAGAGTATTGGGATCATGGATTAA
- the murQ gene encoding N-acetylmuramic acid 6-phosphate etherase, which produces MLNDLSKLITEQRNPNSTDIDLKSIEAVLQIFHEEDRRTLAAVEAESGSIAQGIALITEAFRQGGRLFYIGAGTSGRLGVLDASECPPTFSTPPSMVQGIIAGGDRALRRSVEAAEDKPDAGAQALRDHGATDQDVVVGIAVSGRTPYVLGALKEAHRIGAKTIFLCCTPPADNLKAFVDVFIVPVVGPEIITGSTRLKAGTATKLVLNTLTTVSMIQIGKVYNNLMVDIQASNAKLIDRGARMIMEIAGVDYETAQTALERADSSAKTAIVMLVRGINREEAVALLEDNDGFLRRVLEDDS; this is translated from the coding sequence ATGTTAAACGATCTCTCGAAACTTATCACAGAGCAACGAAACCCGAATTCGACTGATATTGACCTGAAATCGATCGAAGCGGTGTTGCAGATTTTTCATGAGGAAGATCGGAGAACGCTTGCGGCTGTCGAAGCCGAATCTGGTTCGATTGCGCAGGGGATAGCACTCATCACAGAAGCATTTCGGCAAGGTGGACGGCTTTTTTATATCGGTGCGGGGACAAGTGGTAGACTTGGTGTCCTTGATGCCTCCGAATGTCCACCGACGTTTAGCACGCCGCCGAGTATGGTACAGGGAATTATTGCCGGTGGGGACCGGGCGTTGCGTCGCTCTGTTGAGGCTGCGGAAGATAAACCTGACGCCGGGGCACAAGCTCTCCGCGATCACGGTGCAACCGATCAGGATGTAGTGGTCGGCATTGCTGTTAGCGGTCGCACGCCTTATGTGCTTGGCGCATTGAAGGAAGCCCATCGAATCGGTGCCAAGACGATTTTCCTGTGCTGCACCCCACCCGCTGATAACTTGAAGGCATTTGTAGATGTCTTTATTGTGCCCGTTGTGGGGCCGGAGATTATCACTGGTTCAACACGACTCAAAGCTGGGACAGCGACGAAATTGGTACTAAACACCCTCACCACTGTTTCGATGATCCAGATCGGGAAAGTCTACAACAACTTAATGGTTGATATTCAAGCATCAAACGCAAAACTGATTGATCGGGGGGCACGTATGATTATGGAGATTGCGGGGGTGGATTATGAGACGGCGCAAACCGCATTGGAGCGCGCCGATAGCAGTGCGAAAACCGCGATTGTCATGCTTGTGAGAGGGATTAATCGAGAGGAAGCGGTTGCATTATTGGAAGATAATGATGGTTTTCTCCGACGGGTGTTGGAGGACGACTCGTGA
- a CDS encoding tetratricopeptide repeat protein: MKILPVFLLFSALYLSCQPAEKKPERKEELSREATRLRLGMALTPEDPTGYLELGEVYHEMGEYEKAIEQFQGALAIDEQNAQVHNALGLVYIDMQLTDPAIQAFEKTTELSPENPAFLNNLAYAYDTADQFGKAIETYRKAIEADPTFQDAYFNLAGAYHARDQFEEAISYYQQAIALDESDPDAHYNLAHAYQETEQVDLAIRAYEQARSLNPEDTEIYYHLARMYEKRGDRLTMKRYLDLFLERAADLPQFQDEIAVAKQMLGQ, encoded by the coding sequence ATGAAAATACTTCCGGTTTTTCTCCTATTTTCCGCCCTCTATTTGAGTTGCCAACCTGCCGAGAAGAAACCAGAGCGAAAAGAGGAACTGAGTCGTGAGGCGACGCGACTTAGGCTGGGAATGGCACTCACGCCGGAAGATCCGACGGGCTATCTGGAACTTGGCGAAGTGTACCACGAAATGGGCGAATATGAGAAAGCGATTGAGCAATTTCAGGGGGCGTTGGCGATTGATGAGCAGAACGCGCAGGTGCATAACGCGCTCGGTTTGGTCTACATAGACATGCAGCTAACGGATCCAGCAATTCAAGCATTTGAAAAGACGACTGAACTCTCTCCCGAAAATCCAGCTTTCCTCAACAATCTGGCTTATGCTTATGACACCGCGGATCAGTTTGGTAAGGCGATCGAAACGTATCGCAAGGCAATTGAAGCGGATCCAACCTTTCAAGATGCATACTTCAATCTGGCGGGTGCTTATCATGCGCGCGATCAATTTGAGGAGGCGATAAGCTATTATCAGCAAGCCATTGCATTAGATGAGAGTGATCCAGACGCCCATTATAACCTCGCACACGCCTATCAGGAGACGGAACAGGTTGATCTCGCAATCCGTGCATACGAACAGGCTCGATCGCTTAACCCGGAGGATACGGAGATATACTATCACCTCGCGCGGATGTACGAAAAGCGGGGCGACCGTCTCACGATGAAACGGTATTTGGATCTCTTCCTAGAACGGGCGGCAGATTTGCCCCAGTTTCAAGATGAGATTGCAGTTGCCAAGCAGATGTTGGGGCAATAG
- a CDS encoding OmpA family protein gives MKKQLYLIGGIAGAILLLLVTIMSYYIFKFKNNFEAEQESRITYEKKAEQLQNELTTTQAELEAKKNKIDLLENTIDEVQERATNLNEAKAKAEAEATKLLAEKQRRQEELKRKEEEFRDLRGELQKEIEAKEITITMLQGQLTVNLMDKILFDSGKADLKADGKRVLDKIAQTFLNRFPDREIRVEGHTDNVPFRGSVLNNWDLSTQRAISAVRYLQTRAGVDPARLAAVGYAYYRPIDTNKTRKGRARNRRIEIIVRPPKETEAQEF, from the coding sequence ATGAAAAAACAACTGTATCTCATTGGCGGTATCGCAGGGGCAATCTTGCTCCTACTTGTCACCATTATGAGTTACTACATATTCAAATTTAAGAATAACTTTGAAGCAGAACAGGAAAGTCGGATTACTTACGAAAAAAAGGCTGAACAGTTACAAAATGAATTGACGACAACCCAAGCAGAACTTGAAGCAAAGAAAAACAAGATTGATCTCCTAGAGAACACAATCGACGAGGTACAAGAACGTGCAACCAATTTGAATGAAGCCAAAGCAAAAGCAGAAGCGGAGGCGACGAAACTTCTTGCAGAGAAGCAACGTAGACAAGAGGAACTAAAACGGAAAGAGGAAGAATTCCGAGATCTCCGCGGGGAACTCCAAAAAGAAATCGAAGCGAAAGAAATTACTATCACCATGCTCCAAGGACAATTAACCGTCAACCTAATGGATAAAATTCTCTTCGATTCCGGAAAGGCCGACCTTAAAGCTGATGGAAAACGTGTCTTGGACAAGATCGCTCAGACTTTCTTAAACCGCTTTCCGGATCGAGAGATTCGCGTTGAAGGGCATACGGACAACGTTCCGTTCAGAGGTTCAGTCTTAAACAATTGGGACCTATCCACGCAACGAGCGATCTCGGCTGTTCGCTATCTACAAACGCGTGCGGGTGTGGATCCCGCCCGTTTGGCAGCGGTTGGATATGCCTACTACCGTCCAATCGATACAAACAAAACCCGCAAAGGCAGAGCGAGAAATCGTCGAATCGAAATTATTGTGAGGCCCCCGAAAGAAACGGAGGCACAAGAGTTTTAG
- a CDS encoding phytanoyl-CoA dioxygenase family protein, translating to MSTKSPVKFGHQEHTQFMEEGYVRLGHLLSSKELAALQQRIDDIMLGLIPYDNMRFQLDSTTGIYREAPPESIGHKGATLQYRKIMDLEQDPLFLSYMQHPLLRDITRRYIGEDVSIYRAMFMNKPANQGTVLPWHQDVGVGWGLDRNPIITVWMALDDATVENGCMQIVPGIHKHGVINEGHFATEAEAEKYQLEENAIDLEVEEGEVVLLNNLLLHRSGVNPTGKQRRAFSAAYMEAATKHVGTGQTFPVIFGKDSLKPSEC from the coding sequence ATGTCAACGAAGTCACCCGTTAAATTTGGGCATCAAGAACACACCCAGTTTATGGAGGAGGGGTACGTGAGACTCGGACACCTCCTATCAAGTAAAGAACTAGCCGCGTTGCAGCAACGAATTGATGACATTATGCTGGGCCTTATACCTTACGACAATATGCGCTTTCAACTCGATAGTACCACCGGCATCTACCGCGAGGCACCTCCGGAAAGTATAGGCCACAAGGGCGCGACACTCCAATACCGGAAGATTATGGACCTTGAACAAGACCCCTTGTTCCTCTCCTACATGCAGCATCCGCTGCTACGAGACATTACACGACGTTATATCGGTGAGGATGTTTCAATCTACCGGGCGATGTTCATGAATAAGCCTGCCAATCAAGGCACAGTCCTGCCGTGGCATCAAGATGTCGGAGTCGGCTGGGGACTGGATCGCAACCCTATCATCACCGTCTGGATGGCGTTAGACGACGCAACAGTCGAAAACGGCTGCATGCAAATCGTGCCCGGTATCCATAAACATGGTGTGATAAATGAGGGACATTTCGCTACGGAAGCGGAGGCAGAAAAATACCAGTTGGAGGAGAATGCTATTGATTTGGAAGTGGAGGAGGGCGAAGTCGTCCTGCTGAATAACCTCCTACTCCATCGTTCCGGGGTAAATCCCACCGGCAAACAGCGACGCGCATTCAGTGCAGCCTATATGGAGGCAGCGACAAAACATGTGGGAACGGGTCAGACGTTCCCAGTGATTTTCGGTAAAGATTCACTAAAGCCATCTGAATGTTGA
- the mtaB gene encoding tRNA (N(6)-L-threonylcarbamoyladenosine(37)-C(2))-methylthiotransferase MtaB, whose product MPTAALITLGCKVNQYDTQAMQEIILRNGYTVVGEKDPADVCIINTCTVTNAADQKARQVIRRAVRKNPDTEVLVTGCYAESDREAIEAIPGVSLVFGNREKADLQQYLDLVHKSWEKKDRSPLLQIEPVHHDAVREHANFSISVSEAGRHTRALIKVQDGCSAFCTYCIIPYVRGRMTSRPLPDIVQEAKQIAANGYKEIVITGVHLGAYGLDIGRQITIADILEHIHPIDGVERIRFSSIEAMNFPPDLVDRMAALSKCMPHFHLPLQAGSDKILRQMRRHYTRIQFSRLVEKLRASFPDVGITTDVMVGFPGETDADFEESLQFVEEIGFSQLHVFRYSPRRGTPAVDYADHVPPHVSAERSKAMIALGKRLGLEFRKAMLGKTMNVLVEDSREGAEGHLAGFTENYLRVLMDVPNSAVNEILPVKLMTLEGEFIRAETTNASFNSNL is encoded by the coding sequence ATGCCAACAGCGGCACTCATCACCTTGGGATGCAAGGTGAACCAATACGACACACAAGCGATGCAGGAGATCATACTTCGTAACGGATATACCGTTGTGGGGGAGAAAGACCCCGCGGACGTTTGCATCATCAATACCTGCACCGTGACCAATGCCGCAGACCAAAAAGCCCGTCAAGTCATCCGGCGAGCGGTTCGGAAAAATCCCGACACCGAAGTCCTCGTCACGGGTTGTTACGCTGAGAGTGATCGGGAGGCAATTGAGGCGATTCCGGGCGTCTCGCTCGTCTTCGGCAATCGTGAAAAGGCGGATCTTCAGCAGTATCTAGATTTGGTTCACAAATCATGGGAGAAAAAGGACCGCTCACCGCTGTTGCAGATCGAGCCTGTCCATCACGACGCCGTTCGGGAACACGCGAATTTCAGTATATCAGTGAGCGAAGCGGGCAGGCATACACGTGCACTCATCAAGGTACAGGACGGGTGTAGCGCCTTCTGTACCTACTGTATCATCCCCTATGTCCGGGGACGTATGACGAGCCGTCCCTTACCCGACATCGTGCAAGAAGCGAAACAGATCGCCGCAAATGGATACAAGGAAATCGTTATCACCGGCGTGCATCTAGGGGCTTATGGACTGGATATCGGTCGTCAGATAACCATTGCAGACATTCTAGAACACATTCACCCAATTGATGGGGTTGAACGCATCCGCTTCAGTTCCATCGAGGCGATGAATTTCCCACCAGATCTGGTTGATCGGATGGCAGCGCTGTCCAAGTGTATGCCTCACTTCCATCTGCCGTTACAGGCTGGCAGCGATAAAATTTTGCGCCAAATGCGCCGCCACTATACGCGCATACAATTCTCGCGCCTCGTCGAAAAACTACGCGCCTCGTTCCCGGATGTGGGAATCACCACCGATGTCATGGTCGGTTTTCCGGGCGAAACCGATGCCGATTTTGAGGAGTCGCTTCAATTTGTTGAAGAGATCGGTTTCAGTCAGTTACACGTTTTCCGCTACTCACCCCGACGTGGCACTCCCGCAGTGGATTACGCGGATCACGTACCACCCCACGTCTCAGCCGAACGCAGCAAAGCGATGATCGCGTTAGGCAAACGACTCGGACTTGAATTTCGGAAGGCTATGCTAGGCAAGACGATGAACGTATTGGTTGAGGACAGCCGCGAAGGCGCGGAGGGGCATCTAGCGGGATTCACAGAGAATTATCTGCGGGTACTGATGGATGTTCCCAACTCAGCCGTGAACGAGATTTTGCCGGTGAAGTTGATGACGTTGGAGGGTGAGTTTATTCGGGCGGAAACAACTAACGCATCATTCAACTCAAATCTGTGA
- the rpsT gene encoding 30S ribosomal protein S20, whose translation MPTRSSGMKHVRADKKKRDRNLRRKSALRTVLKQTEAAIADGEVEQAAELYRQAASHLDSAAGKGIIKKGMANRKKSRLAHDINKIAVA comes from the coding sequence TTGCCCACTAGAAGTTCTGGTATGAAGCATGTCCGTGCAGATAAGAAGAAAAGAGATCGGAACCTGCGGCGCAAGTCTGCGTTAAGAACCGTACTGAAGCAAACCGAGGCTGCGATTGCAGACGGAGAGGTGGAACAAGCAGCGGAATTGTATCGTCAGGCGGCGAGCCATCTGGATAGCGCTGCGGGAAAAGGGATTATCAAGAAGGGTATGGCAAATCGGAAGAAATCCCGCCTAGCACACGACATCAACAAAATAGCGGTCGCTTAA